A region of the Vidua chalybeata isolate OUT-0048 chromosome 7, bVidCha1 merged haplotype, whole genome shotgun sequence genome:
CACAAGGTGGAAGCCTACCGGGGGCACCTGCAGCGCACGTACCAGTACGCCTGGGCCAACGACGACATCTCGGCTCTGACCGCTTCCAACCTTCTGAAAAAgtatgcagaaaaatattctgggattttggaaggCCCGGCTGAGCGACCCATTCTCAGTAATTACTCTGAAGCTCCCTCAGGGCTGGTGAATGGTCGGAAGAATGAAAGTGAGCCTTGGCAGCCATCCTTGAACTCGGAGAGCGTGTATCCCATGAACTGTGTCCCAGATGTCATCACCGCCAGCAAAGCTGGGGTAAGTGCAGCCCTCCCTCCCGCAGATGTCTCAGCCAGCATCGGGAGCTCTCCTGGGGTGGCCAGTAACCTGGCTGAACCCAGTTactccagcagcacctgtggAAGTCACACCGTTCCCAGTCTTCATTCAGGGCTCCCATCTCAGGAATATGCCACAGGATACAACGGCTCATATTTGCATACCAGTTACAGTGGCCAGCCAGCACCTGCACTTCCATCCCCTCATCCATCCCCCTTGCACAGCTCGGGACTTTTACagcccccaccaccaccaccgcCACCAGCCCTCGTCCCTGGCTACAACGGGACTTCCAATCTTTCCAGTTACAGCTACCCTTCTGCCACTTATCCTCCTCAAACCGCTGTTGGCCCTGGGTACAGCCCTGGGGGTGCCCCACCACCCTCAGCTTACCTGCCTTCAGGAATCCCTGCTCCAACCCCTCTGCCCCCAACCACTGTCCCCAGCTACTCCTACCAGGGCCATGGTCTGACGCCAATCGCACCATCTGCCCTGACAAACAGTTCAGCCAGCTCTCTCAAAAGGAAAGCTTTCTACATGGCAGGGCAAGGAGAAATGGACTCCAGTTATGGAAATTACAGCTATGGCCAACAGAGATCTACACAGAGTCCAATGTATCGAATGCCAGACAAcagcatttcaaatgcaaacaGAGGGAATGGTTTTGACAGAAGTGCTGAAACATCATCCTTAGCATTTAAGCCAACAAAGCAGCTAATGTCCTCTGAACAGCAAAGGAAATTCAGTAGCCAGTCCAGTAGGGCTCTAACACCCCCATCCTATAGTACTGCTAAAAACTCACTGGGTTCGAGATCGAGTGACTCGTTTGGGAAGTATAGCTCCCCAGTAATGAATGAGCACGGTGAcgagcacaggcagctcctccctCACCCACTGCAAGGCCCGGGACTTCGTGCAGCTACCTCATCCAACCACTCTGTGGACGAGCAACTGAAGAATACTGACACACACCTCATTGACCTTGTTACCAATGAGATTATCAACCAAGGACCTCCTGTGGACTGGAGCGACATTGCTGGCCTAGATCTAGTAAAGGCCGTCATTAAGGAGGAGGTTTTATGGCCAGTATTGAGGTCAGATGCATTCAATGGACTGACTGCTC
Encoded here:
- the FIGN gene encoding fidgetin — translated: MQWTPEHAQWPEQHFDITSTTRSPAHKVEAYRGHLQRTYQYAWANDDISALTASNLLKKYAEKYSGILEGPAERPILSNYSEAPSGLVNGRKNESEPWQPSLNSESVYPMNCVPDVITASKAGVSAALPPADVSASIGSSPGVASNLAEPSYSSSTCGSHTVPSLHSGLPSQEYATGYNGSYLHTSYSGQPAPALPSPHPSPLHSSGLLQPPPPPPPPALVPGYNGTSNLSSYSYPSATYPPQTAVGPGYSPGGAPPPSAYLPSGIPAPTPLPPTTVPSYSYQGHGLTPIAPSALTNSSASSLKRKAFYMAGQGEMDSSYGNYSYGQQRSTQSPMYRMPDNSISNANRGNGFDRSAETSSLAFKPTKQLMSSEQQRKFSSQSSRALTPPSYSTAKNSLGSRSSDSFGKYSSPVMNEHGDEHRQLLPHPLQGPGLRAATSSNHSVDEQLKNTDTHLIDLVTNEIINQGPPVDWSDIAGLDLVKAVIKEEVLWPVLRSDAFNGLTALPRSILLFGPRGTGKTLMGRCIASQLGATFFKITGSGLVTKWLGEGEKIVHASFLVARCRQPSVIFVSDIDMLLSSQVSEEHSPVSRMRTEFLMQLDTVLTSAEDQIIVICATSKPEEIDESLRRYFMKRLLIPLPDSTARHQIIVQLLSQHNYCLNDKEVALLVQRTEGFSGLDVAHLCQEAVVGPLHAMPATDLSAIMPSQLRPVTYQDFENAFCKIQPSISQKELDTYVEWNKMFGCSQ